The genomic segment CCTTCGATCATCCCTACGATCCCCTGCTCGACGATTACGAACCCGGGATGAAAACCGCCGAAGTAAAAACGGTATTCGAAAATCTACGGCCGAAACAGGTCGAACTGATTCACGCCATCAACGAAGTGAGCGATCGAGTCGATGACTCGCCTGTTCATCAGACCTTCGACGAGAAAAACCAGTGGGACTTCGGAATGGAAGTCATCAAAGCCTTCGGGTTCGATTTCAATCGTGGACGGCAGGATAAAACGGTGCATCCCTTCACCACCGACTTCGGCATCGGCGACGTGCGGATAACCACGCGCTTCGATCCCGAATTCTTCAACACGGGCGTCTTCAGCACGCTGCACGAAGCCGGCCACGCCATGTACGGCCAGGGCATAGATCCGAGTTACTCACGGACACCGCTCGCGGATGGCGCCTCCCTGTCGGTCCACGAATCCCAATCGCGTATGTGGGAAAATCTCGTCGGACGCAGCAAACCATTCTGGATCGCCTTCTATCCGAAGCTGCAGGAGTATTTCCCCGCTCAGTTGGGCAACGTCGAACTGGACGCGTTTTATCGCGCCATCAACAAGGTCGAGCCCTCATTCATTCGTGTCGAAGCCGATGAAGCCACGTACAACATGCACATCATGCTGCGCTTCGAAATCGAGACTGCGCTTCTCGCAGGGGAGATCGAAGCCGTCGATCTGCCGGAAGTCTGGAACACGAAAATGAAGGAATATCTGGGCATCACGCCGCCCGACGATGCTCAGGGCGTGCTGCAGGACGTTCACTGGTCGGAAGGTCTCCTCGGCTATTTCCCGACTTATGCACTCGGCAATTTAATCGCTTCGCAGCTGTGGGAAAAGATCCAGGAAGACATCCCCGATCTCAGGCAGCAAATCGAGCGGGCCAAGTTTTCGGAATTGCTCGGGTGGCTGCGGGAAAACGTCCATCGGTACGGCGCGAAATTTGAACCAATGGAATTGCTCCAGCGTGCTACCGGTTCCGGGTTGTCCGCAGAAGCCTATCTTCGCTATCTGAACTCGAAGTTTGGGGAAATCTACGATCTCCACTGAACTGCGGGATTGCAGCAACAGCGTATCGTGAAAATCCGACCAGGACGAAACCCAGTCCTGGCGGATTTTTTATTCCATGCGGCATCCGGCCACGGACACCGCCAGAAACTGCATGCCAAGAAGACGTCGAGTGTATGAAAAAGAGCAATTCGCAACACTCTTCCGCGGATCAACCAGGTTCAAGATGGAATAAGCTCGAAAGAAAGTTCGATGCTAGAATACACCGACTTGTATCGGGAGCATTTATATTGGCCGGCGGATTCACGCACCACCAGCATCGTGGTCATCTGATTTCTTTCTTGGGACTTCTATCGCTCGTCGTGAGCGCTTGTGGGATGTACCCGCAGGAGCACACAGAGATTGCGATTCCGCCGATGAGCACCGTCGAGCCGACTCCGCTGCCGACGGAAACCGCGCTCGACCAACCGACGGACACACCGGAACCCTTCAGCGAAATGACCTCCGCAATCGTGATCGAGTCG from the Anaerolineales bacterium genome contains:
- a CDS encoding carboxypeptidase M32, whose translation is MGRPIMQLKTQLGEVADLASSIAVLHWDQQTYMPSGGAEERAMQIATLSRLAHELATSDEMGAAIEAAKAEVGDLDSPSDDARLVRKADRDYTKEKKVTSAWVTEFRRTTALAHKTWAKARQEANFSQFQSILEKIIDLRRQYAEFFTPFDHPYDPLLDDYEPGMKTAEVKTVFENLRPKQVELIHAINEVSDRVDDSPVHQTFDEKNQWDFGMEVIKAFGFDFNRGRQDKTVHPFTTDFGIGDVRITTRFDPEFFNTGVFSTLHEAGHAMYGQGIDPSYSRTPLADGASLSVHESQSRMWENLVGRSKPFWIAFYPKLQEYFPAQLGNVELDAFYRAINKVEPSFIRVEADEATYNMHIMLRFEIETALLAGEIEAVDLPEVWNTKMKEYLGITPPDDAQGVLQDVHWSEGLLGYFPTYALGNLIASQLWEKIQEDIPDLRQQIERAKFSELLGWLRENVHRYGAKFEPMELLQRATGSGLSAEAYLRYLNSKFGEIYDLH